The following DNA comes from Epinephelus moara isolate mb chromosome 2, YSFRI_EMoa_1.0, whole genome shotgun sequence.
TCCCTTCCTGGCTGTGGCCGACACGTCACCATACCCTCCCTTGGTGCTTCCAGAGGGCGCACGCCTTCTAGTGCTCACCCCCAGCCCGGACCAGCCACCGCAAGCTCACAGGCCAGAGTTCCACGTCCAGACGGAGTTTGTGCTGGTGGTGCCTGATGGAGTGGAGTTGGAGCAACCTCGGGCGATTGAGAGGCTGATCAGGGAGCTGGAGGGTGAGGGTGGGGGGCCCGTGAGGCTGGTAGCTGCGCCCGTGCTGGCTCGATCTGCTGTGCAGTGTCTTCACCTGCGGGTGAACCTCAGAGAGTGGACAGCCACCTACTCGCCAGCTGCGTCCGGGAGCAGCGGGAGCGTGTGTACAGCTTTACAGGGAGATGCAGTTGTCCTCATTCGCACAGAGGATCTTTTTaacctctctgtccctctgggGAGGCCCCTCTTCTCCTCGCTCTTCGTCCAGACTGCCTTGAGAGGCTGGAAGGTCAAGCTGCTGGAGAGCCCCTGTTTTGCTGCAAACCACCGGCCACTGTTCAGCTCTGCTCACAACCAGTGGAAGGCTGACACTCGGCTGAAGGAGACAACAGGGAAGCTCATGAGGAGCTTTGGTCTGAAGCGTCTCCTGCTGCCTGATGGGAAGGAACAGTGGTATGGCTGCAGTAAAGAGACGCCTCGCTGCTTTGGCACAGTGCAGGATGACACTCCAGACTACCTCTATCTGGATCGCTGGACGCCTCCCTGCTGTCTGCGTGCTCTCAGGGAAACCACCAAGTATGTCATCAATATCCTGGAGACCTCAGGCGTACGCTACTGGCTCGAGGGGGGGACTCTACTGGGTGCTGTCCGCCATCAGGACATCATCCCATGGGATTATGACGTGGACCTGGGCATTTACCTAGAAGACGTACCCAACTGTGATCACTTGAAGAACCTGGACTCAGGTTCTCTCGTGGATGCTAATGGCTATGTCTGGGAGCGCGCAGTGGAAGGAGACTTCTACAGGGTCCAGTACAGCGAGGCCAACCACCTGCATGTTGACCTTTGGCCGTTCTACCCACGAAACGGCGTCATGACCAAAGACACATGGACAGAGCACAAACAAGACGTGGAGTTCCCGGAGCACTTCCTGCAGCCGCTGGTGCCAATGTCTTTTGCTGGCATCACTGCCTACAGCCCCAACAACCACCGAGCTTTCTTGGAGCTCAAGTTCGGCGAGGGGGTGATTGAGAACCCTCAGTATCCCAACCCTTCGAAAAAGAGGCTGGACAGAAGCAAATTATAAGAGACGATaaagaagtgtgttttatgtcgACTGTTCAGAAAATTCTGCCACTTTTTTACGAAAAACAGACTAAAAGATGATGCTTGGGACTAATGTGGTGCCAAAATGACTGCAGTTGCTGTCAATTTTAAGACAGCTAGATCAGTATTTGGATGTTAAGTCTAACATTGGACTGCCTGGAAAGATTTAAATCCATACACTAGTGAGTTTACATCAGGCATATCTTTAAGACTGGCTGGCTTTACCACATGTTGTACGAAATCTGTATGTATTGTACAGTAAAGTATAAATATGACTGCTGTGAAGATGTGGATTCTCACTAAAAGCTAGTGTACATGATCTTAAGCAGGATTTAAGGTTCTGTACAGATTATCTGTGTTACATAAGTGCTTTTGCCCCGACAGGTGTTTTATGAATTTCTTGACTGTTGTATTGATTTGCACAGGTTTTGTCAGTTTTGCAGTTTATGAATGGATGTTACTGTATATCGATGCCGACTGGTATCTGACAGCTGTAGCGTGGTGCGTACATTTCGATGTGGTGAAA
Coding sequences within:
- the fkrp gene encoding fukutin-related protein — encoded protein: MRISLCQGLLTGAIILNLLILYYVSRAQQQMMEKRKELGRGTRRAALPASGLGGGLGALVGTGGEPGGVGGEGHSRGPRVTVLLREFENFENYVGDVANSFLRQRPELPFLAVADTSPYPPLVLPEGARLLVLTPSPDQPPQAHRPEFHVQTEFVLVVPDGVELEQPRAIERLIRELEGEGGGPVRLVAAPVLARSAVQCLHLRVNLREWTATYSPAASGSSGSVCTALQGDAVVLIRTEDLFNLSVPLGRPLFSSLFVQTALRGWKVKLLESPCFAANHRPLFSSAHNQWKADTRLKETTGKLMRSFGLKRLLLPDGKEQWYGCSKETPRCFGTVQDDTPDYLYLDRWTPPCCLRALRETTKYVINILETSGVRYWLEGGTLLGAVRHQDIIPWDYDVDLGIYLEDVPNCDHLKNLDSGSLVDANGYVWERAVEGDFYRVQYSEANHLHVDLWPFYPRNGVMTKDTWTEHKQDVEFPEHFLQPLVPMSFAGITAYSPNNHRAFLELKFGEGVIENPQYPNPSKKRLDRSKL